GACACGAGTGCCCGCCGGGCCTGCTCCCTGGGCAGACTGCTTCGCTCGCCGAGCTTCTCCAGGAAGAGCGAGTAGCTGCGGGTGCACCGGGCCCGGTGCCTCCGCTCGCGCAACAGCCGTAGCTCGTCCTCCATCCGCTCGGGCTCGTCCGCCATGGTGCGTCCTCCCATCTGTACGGTGGTGATCACCCGGGGCGGATGCACCTGCCTGGCACCTCTCTGGAAAGCAGGCAGGGGAGCGGAGCGAGGGGACCAGGCCGACTTGCGGTGCGGGTCCCCGGAAATAGGAGGAGGGGCGGACTCAGCCCTGCCGCCAGGCGGCGAGGGCGAACAGCACCCAGCCCACGAGGAAGCCCACGCCTCCCAGGGGAGTGATGGCGCCCAGGACGCGCACGCCGGAGAGCGCCAGGGCGTACAGGCTGCCGGAGAAGAGCACGATGCCCACCACCAGGGCCCATCCCGCGCCGTTGAGCAGGGGGCTGGGCCGCAGGTGCGCGAGCAGACCGACCGCGATGAGCCCCAGCGAGTGATACATGTGGTAACGCGCGCCTGTTTCGAAGATGGTTTGCATGTCCGGAGGGAGCCTCGTGCGCAGGGCATGTGCACCGAAAGCTCCAGCCGCCACAGACAGGAACGCGCTTGCCGCGCCGAGAATGAGCCACAGACGCATCGTCGAGCGCCTTTCTTTCCTCAGAAGTCCGACCGAGGCACCCTACCGCGCCCAGTCCAGCGCGTCTCTACTTTCTCCCGATGCCAGCTCCCTCCTCCAAGAAGCCCACTTCCCGTAAGTCCTCTCCTCCCGCGCTCCAGCCCTTCGAGCTGCGGCCCTCGTCCATCCAGGGTCAGGGCGCCTTCGCCACGCGCCCCATCAAGAAGGGCGATCGCATCATCGAGTACCTCGGCGAGCGCATCACCCAGGACGAGGCGGACGAGCGCTACGACGACAGTGCCATGGCGCGCCACCACACCTTCCTCTTCAGCGTGGACGACGACACGGTCATCGACGCGGCGCGGGGGGGCAACGACGCCCGGTTCATCAACCACTCGTGCGCTCCCAACTGTCAGGCCTTCCTGGAGGACGAGCGCATCTACATCTACGCCCTGCGCGACATCGCCGTGGGCGATGAGCTCAGCTACGACTACGGCTACGAGCGCACCGAGGACATGGGCCCCGAGGAGGAGGCGCTCTACGTCTGCCGCTGTGGCGCTCCCAATTGCCGGGGCACCATCCTCGCTCCCCTGAAGAAGGAGGAGCCCAAGAAGAAGGCATCCGCGAAGAAGTCCTCGAAGAAGACTTCTTCCTCGAAGAAGAAGTCGTCGAAGAAGGCGCCCTCGAAGGTGGGGGGCAAGCGCGCGTCCAAGGCCCGGTCCGGACGGGGGGACAAGGGCCGCACGCGCGCGGCCCGCGGGTAAGCGCGAGAGGGTGGACACCGGGAGTCGAACCGGGCACCGTCCCGTCGCCGCGCGCCCCGGCCTGCTCCCGGGGCGTGACGGGTTGACCCGTACGGAGGACCCTCTTTGACCCTCTCCCTCTTCGCGGCGCTCGCCCTGACCGCCGCGCCCACCGCCCCTCAGCCGTACACCGCCCAGGATCAGGTGATGATGCGCCGGATCCAGGATCCGAGCGTGTCTCCGGATGGCAAGCGCATCGCCTTCGTGCTGCGCACCACGGACCTGGAGGCCAACCGCGGCCGCACCGATCTGTGGCTCGTCAACACGGACGGGACTTCCCCGCGTCAGCTCACCTTCACTCCGGAGAGCGAGGGGCAGCCCACCTGGAGCCCCGATGGTCAGAGCCTCTTCTTCCTCTCCTCGCGGGGCGGCTCGAGCCAGGTGTTCCTCCTGCCCCTGGACGGGGGGGAGTCGCGCGCCGTCACGAAGCTGCCCCTGGACGTGAGCGCCTTCCGCCTGTCGCGCGATGGCCGGATGCTCGCCGTGGCCCTGGAGGTCTACCCCGACTGCCCCACGCTGGAGTGCACCCCCCAGCGCCAGAAGGAGCAGGCGCAGAAGAAGAGCACGGGCCGCGTCCATGAGCAGCTCTTCGTCCGGCACTGGGACACCTGGGCGGATGGCCGGCGCTCGCACCTCTTCGTGCTGCCGGTGGATGGCTCCGCCGCCCCGCGTGACGTGATGGCGGGCATGGACGCGGACGGTCCCAGCAAGCCCTTCGGCGGCCCGGAGGAGTTCACCTTCACTCCGGATGGCAAGGGGCTCGTCTTCACCGCGCGCGACGTGGGCCGCACGGAGGCGTGGAGCACGGACCTGGATCTCTTCCTCGCCTCCGTGGAGCGTCCCGGCAAGCCGCGCAAGCTCACCGAGAAGAACCGCGCCACGGACACCCAGCCCGTGTTCAGCCCGGATGGCAAGACGCTCGCCTACCTCGCCATGTCACGCCCCGGCTTCGAGGCGGACCGGCTGCGCGTGGTGCTGCGCGCGTGGCCGGAGGGCCCGGAGCGCGTCCTCGCCGAGTCGTGGGATCGCTCGGCGGGCGCGCTCACCTGGAGCGCGGACGGCAAGTCGTTGCTCGCCACCGCGGCGGACACGGGGCAGCAGCCCGTCTTCTCCCTGGATGTGGCGAGCGGTCAGGTGCGCACGCTCATGGGGCAGGGAAGCTGCTCGGATCCCCGCGCCCTGCCGGATGGCCGCGTCGTCTTCCTTCGCGATGATCTCAAGTCACCCGCGGACCTGTACGTGATGCGCGCGGATGGGAGCGAGCCGCGCCAGCTCACGCGCGTCAACGCGGACGCCCTGGCACGCATCCGCTTCGGCGACTTCGAGCAGTTCTCCTTCCCGGGTTGGAATGGCGAGAAGGTGCACGCCTTCGTGGTGAAGCCGGTCGACTTCGAGCCGAAGAAGAAGTACCCGGTGGCCTTCCTCATCCACGGCGGTCCCCAGGGCAGCTTCGGCAACCACTTCCACTACCGGTGGAACCCGCAGGCGTACGCGGGCCGGGGCTACGTGGCGGTGATGGTCGACTTCCACGGCTCCACGGGCTACGGCCAGGCCTTCACCGACTCCATCAGCGGGGACTGGGGTGGCAAGCCCCTGGAGGATCTTCGCAAGGGGCTGGAGGCCGCGCTCGCCCGCTACCCCTTCATGGACGCCGGCCGGGTGTGCGCGCTGGGCGCCAGCTATGGCGGCTTCATGATCAACTGGCTCGAGAGCCAGGAGCCCGAGCGCTTCCGCTGCCTGGTGAATCATGACGGCAACCTCGACGAGAAGATGGCGTACTTCAACACCGAGGAGCTGTGGTTCCCCGAGTGGGAGCACGGGGGCACGCCGTGGGAGAAGCCCGAGGGCTTCACCAAGCACAACCCGATCGATCACGTGGCGAAGTGGAAGACGCCCATGCTGGTCATCCACGGTGGGCAGGACTTCCGCGTGGTGGACACGCAGGGCCTGTCCACCTTCACCGTGCTGCAGCGCCGGGGCATCCCCTCCAAGCTGCTCTACTTCCCGGATGAGAACCACTGGGTGGTCAAGCCCGCCAACAGCCTGCAGTGGCACGAGGAGGTGCTGAGCTGGTTGGACCAGTGGACGAAGAACCCGGCGCCCAAGGCGAAGGCCGCGAAGTAGCTTTCTCGGGGCTCTGTCGCCACCGCGACAGAGTTCCGCCGCGGGTTCCTCCACTCTTCCATCTGGCCCGAGGAGTGGAAGGATGCCCGAGATGACGCACTACATTCGCTACACCGATTCCGTGGAGGTCCGCCAGGCGGACGAGGACGCGCTGATCCAGAAGATCGTCACGTCGATGGGACGGGTGAACCGCGCTCACTTCGAGCACCACCGTCATGCCCTGCGCGACGCGCACGCCAAGAGCCATGGGGTGCTCGTGGGCACGTTGACCGTGCTCGACGGTCTGCCGGAGCACCTGCGCCAGGGGGTCTTCGCCGAGCCGCGCAGCTACCCCATCGTGGTGCGCTTCTCCTCGGCGCCGGGAGAGCTGCAGAGCGATCGCATCGCGACCCTGCGGGGCATGGCCATCAAGATGCTGGGGGTGGAGGGGAACAAGGTCCTGCCGGAGCACCGGGACGAGAAGACCCAGGACTGGCTGCTGGTCAATCATCCGGTCATCCCGTTCGGGGATGTCTCCGCCTATTGGAAGGCCCAGCAGTTCGCCGAGAGCCGTGGCTCCACTTCCGAGTTCTCCAAGCAGCTCACCTCCACGCTCGCGCGAGGTGCCCACAAGGTGCTGGGGCTGGCCGGCGTCCACAACGAGACGGTGAAGGTTCTGGCGGTGCGCAACACCCATCCGCTGGGGGAGACGTTCCACAGCATGGCCGCGCTGCGCTTCGGGGACTACCTCGCGAAGCTCAGCGCCGCCCCCTTGTCCCCGGAGCTCCGGCGGCTCACGGGCAGGGAACTCGACATCGATGAGCCGTCCTCGGGCGTGCGCGACCTCGTCACCGCCTTCTTCGACGCGCACCCGGCGGAGTACGAATTGAGGGCCCAGCTGTGCACGGACCTGGAGCGCATGCCGGTGGAGGACGCCTCGGTCGAGTGGCCCGAGAGCCTGTCGCCCCACCAGCCCATCGCGAGGATCTCCCTGCCCCGTCAGGACGCCTACAGCCCCGCGCGCCGCGTCTACGCCGATGACGTGCTGTCCTTCAACCCCTGGCATTGCATCGAGGCGCATCGCCCCCTGGGCTCCATCATGCGCGTGCGGCGCACGGCCTATGAGGCCTCCTCCCGCTTCCGGCACGAGATGAACGTGCGCCCGCGCGTGGAGCCCCGAGACATCTCGGACATTCCGGCCTGAGCCGGGGCGGGGTAGGGTGACGGGCCATGGCTCCGTCCCCTGATTTCGACGCCTACCGCTCCGAGTTCCCCATCGTGCGCGAGCAGCTCGCCTTCAACCACGCGGGCGTCTCGCCCACGAGCCAGCGGGCCGCCACCGCCATCCGGGAGTGGTCGGAGGATCTGCTGCTGCACGGCGTGCGCTACGAGCGGGGTTGGGAGGCGCGCACCGAGGCCACCCGGGCGCTCGCCGCCCGCATCATCGGCGCCGAGCCCGAGGAGATCGCCTTCGTGCGCAACACGGGCCATGGACTCGGCCTCGTCGCCGAGGGGCTCGACTGGCGCCCCGGGGACGAGGTCGCCGTCGCCGCGTCCATCGAGTACCCCTCCAACGTCTATCCCTGGCTGCACCTGCGCGACCGCGGCGTGAGCGTGCGGGAGATCGAAGCGCGCGAGGGCGGGGTGACCCCCGAGGCCGTGGCCGCCGCGCTGACCCCCCGCACCCGGCTCGTCGCCGTGAGCTCCGTGCAGTTCGCCTCGGGCCACCGCACGGACCTGGAGGCCATTGGAGCGTTGTGCGAGCGCGCGGGCGTCCTCTTCTGCGTGGATGGCATCCAGAGCGTGGGTTGCATCCCCGTGGACGTGAAGAAGTGCCGCATCCACTTCCTCAGCGCTGACAGCCACAAGTGGATGATCGGCGTGGCGGGCATCGGCTTCTTCTACGTGGACCGGAACGTGTTGCCGCGCGTGCGGCCCGTGCTCGTCGGCTGGCGCTCCACCACCGACCTCTGGAACTTCAACCGGTCCCACTTCGAGCTGCGCCCGGATGCCAGGAAGTTCGAGGAGGGCAGCCACAACTACGCGGGCATCTACGCGCTCCACGCCGCCCTGGGCCTGCTGCTGGAGGTGGGGATGGACGCCGTCGCGGCGCGCATCCGCGAGCTGCTCGTCCACGCGGACGCGGAGCTGCGTGCCCTGGGGTGCTCCACCGGCCCCACCCCCGAGCACCGCGCGGGAATCCTCACCTTCCTGCCGCCTCGGGGGGATGTGACGGCGCTCGCCGCGCACCTCACCGAGCACCTCGTGAGCTTCTCCCTGCGCCGGGGCCGCATCCGCCTCTCGCCCCACTTCTACATCCAGCCCGCCGAGGTGGACCGCGTCGTGGCGCTGGTGCGTGACTTCTCCGGACGGTGAGCGTCCAGACGAGGAGGTCCTGGTGAACACGAACGAACTGGCGTCGCTCGCTCGCCTCGACGGCATGGCTCAGGCGGAGCTGTGTGCTCGGGGCGAGGTCTCGGCGGCCGAGTTGTTCGACGCGTGCCTGGCTCGCATCGACGCGTTGAACCCGCTGTTGCGTCCGGTCGTCACGGTCGCCCGCGAGCGCCCCCTCCCGGCGGGTCCGGGGCCATTTTCCGGAGTGCCCTTCCTGGTGAAGGACTCCACGCCCTGGCCCGGTCTGCGATGGTCGATGGGCTCGCGGTTGTTCGCGGCCAATGTCGCCCAGCGGCAGACGCCCTATGGCAAACGGCTCGAGGAGTCGGGGCTCGTGTGTGCCGGCAAGAGCGCGGCATCGGAGTTCGGATTGCTCGCCAGCACCGAGACGTTGCTCGAGGGCGTGACGCACAATCCGTGGGAGCTCGCCTGCTCGGCCACGGGCTCGTCCGGTGGCAGCGCGGTCGCCGTCGCCGCGGGGCTCGTTCCGCTCGCGCACGCCAATGACGGGGGCGGTTCGCTTCGCATCCCCGCGTCGGCATGCGGTCTCTTCGGCTTCAAGCCGAGCCGTGGGCGCACGGTGCCCGCGAGCTTCGTCAGCTCGGACTTCGGCGACATGACGAGCGATCACTGCATCAGCCGCTCGGTGCGTGACAGCGCGCTGCTCCTTTCGCTCACCGAGGATCGCTCGAGTGCTGCGCCCGTCGGCTTCGTGCGCGATCCAATTGCTCGCAGGCTGCGCATCGCGGCCTGGACGCGTACGGCGATGGGCGAGGAGCCGGAGCCCAGGGTGCGCCGCGCCTACGATGAGGCGGTGGCACTGCTCTCCGAGCTCGGCCACGAGGTCGAGCCGATCACTCCGCCCCTCTTCGAGGGTCCCGAGCTGGGCGACGCGTTCTTCCTCGTTTCGGGCGCGGCCGTCGCGGACGTCGTCGAGAGGATTGATCAGACGCGTGACGAGCCCGTGCAACACGACGAGCTCGAGCCGTTCACCTGGGGGCTGGTCGAGACCTTCCTCGCGCGCGGTCCGGACGCGCTGCCACGAGCGCGTGCCGCCTTCGCGCGAGCGGTGCGCGCCTACGGCGAGGCGACTCGAGGGTACGACGTGGTGCTCACGCCGACGATCGCCACCGAGCCGTGGCGCATCGGGCACCTCTCTCCGATTCACGGGCGTGAGGAACTGCTGCGCCGCACGGGACGAGCCCTGGGTTACACGCCCATCCAGAACATCGCGGGTTGCCCCGGGATGTCCGTGCCCCTTCACTTTCCGGGGGACGGTCCTCCCATCGGCACACACTTCGCCGCGGCGCCCGGTGCCGATGCGTTGCTGCTCGGCCTCGCGTACCAGCTCGAGCAGGCACGCCCGTGGAAGGAGCGTTGGGCGCCCTATTCGATTCCCGCGCTCTTCTGACTGGCCTCACGACCGCGACACGTTCCCCCAGGAACGGGAGCCAGTCGGGAGCTACGCCGGAGGGTTGAGCATCCGTTGGCAGATGTCCTCCCAGGCCGAGCGGCTGACGCGCATCGCCGCGTTCTTGCAATGGATGATCAACTGACACGCCGATAGGTATTTTTCGAGCCTGGCTCTTCCTTCCACCAGCTCGCGAGGCTCGGGGGGGAGTTGCAGCGTCTTGACGAAGAGCCCCAGGAGTTGTCTCCACGTCTCGAGTACATCATGGAATGAAGCCTCCCAGCTCAGCCGATGACGTAAGGCTTGTACCCGCGGCCCCACCTCATCCCACCTTCCCGAGAGGACCCGGGTTGAAGCCAGCACGGCGAAGGCGTTGATCAGACTCCGTGCGTGCCTGACAAAGAAGTCTCGAGCCCGTCCATTGGACTGAGCCCAGATGCAGCTGCAGTCGAGGTTGAAGTCGTAGACGAGGTCGTGGCTGGCGCCGAGGTCGCGGATGAGGTCGCGAACAAGATTGAAGTCGAACTCGAGGCCGTGGGCCTCGAGCCGGCCGATGATGAGGGAGACGGCGAAATCGCGCTTGAGCCCGGGGTCGAACTCCTCGACGAGAAGGCGGTCGAGGTCTATCGCTTGGCTGATGTCGAAGGCGAGGGCCATGGCGAAGGCACGTCGGGCCGCGGTCTGCTCCGCATCGTCCAGGGGCACGTGCTTGCTGCTCGCCCAGCGCACGAGCCGGACGGCATTCCCCAAGTGCTTCTCGGCGGTCTGCTGCATGCGCAGCAGCAGCTCATCCGCCTGTCGGACCGCTCCCGCCAGGAGGATGAAGACCTCTCGCCAGCACGCATCGAACAGGTGCGTGCGGACGAGCTCCACGAGCCGCTGGGGGTCGTCATGCCAGACGGCCGTGAGGTACTCCTGAAGCGTGAGGTGCGAGAATGACCAGGCGTCCTGGGCCCGCTGAACGATGAGTCCTTGCTGGACCTCGATGGCCTGCAGCACCTGGTCGCCATTCAGGTGCTTGGGTGCATTGAGCTCCTCGCGGAGGAAGTGGGTGATGGAGTCGGTCAGCTCCCGGCGGGTGAAGAAGTAGCGGTCGTCGCGAAAGGCTGACGCGGCGATCTCGGCCAGCATCTGGACTTCCATCCTGACATGGAGCTCCCGGTAGACGGGCTCATGGTGGATGCGCTTGGAGGCGGCCCACCGCTCCATGAGAATCTCCAGTGCCTGCCGGTAGAGCTCGCTCCGGTTGGCGGGCAGGCGCTGGCGGTCATCGTAGGTGAGGCAGAGAAACGTCAGCAGCAGGGGCGTGTGGGCCAGCTCCTTGGCGGAGGCGTGGGCGGGTTCCCCGAGCGTCTTCAAGAACTCCTCGGCGAGCTGGTACTGGAGATCCGTGTCGGAGCGGAACCAGTTGTGGACGAAGCTGGCGATCTGCTGGTCGTCGAAGTCGGACAGCAGCACATCCTGGAAGCGGCTGAAGTATCCCTTGTAGAAAGCGGTTCGGCACGAGATGACGAAGCGATTGCCGCTGTATCGGTCCACGAAGTCACTCATGTGCGAGATGGCCTTGTCGAGCTGACAGTCGGGAATTTCATCCACGCCATCGAGGAGGATCAGCAGGCGTCCTTCCTCCAGGAGTGTTCCGGTCAACTCGCCGGACTCGGGCAGGCCACAGATCGCCAGCTCGTTCTGGATGAGCAGGGCGAGATCGATCGCATCCGTGCGGAAGCGGCGCAGCTCGATCAGGACGGGAAGGCAGTCGTGCTCGTAGCGGCTGAGTTCAATGGCACCGAGGTCGGGTCCGCGGCCGAGCGATTCGAGCAAGGGGACGCTCCAGGTTCGCCGCGGTAGGAGCGCCTCCAGGCCGAGCCGGCGGAGGAAGGTGGACTTGCCCGCCCCAGGGGAACCGAGGACGTTGAGAAAGCGGGACTTGTTGGCATGTTCCAGGCAGTCTGTCTTGCTGCCTGGACGTGCCTTTGGCCAGGACAAGCGCTTGCCTCGCAGAAGGAACAACTTGTGGAGCTCTTCCACCGAGCTGAAGCTCTTCATGGCCCGCGGAGGAATCGCCTGGGCGGCCACGTAGACTTCCCTCAAGGGAACAGGCCGATCCATGTTGAGGACCTTGATGTTCCCGTACCGCTCCAGGAAGTTCCGGGCGTACGCATGCATCCCCCGTCGAACCCTGTCATGGTCGGCGATGCGTTTGCCCAGACCCTTGAGTCCTTCCCAGACGAGCTGAAAGGCCGTGGCCGCGGTCAACGCCAGCAGTTGCTCCTCGACTCGTGACGACATGAACTCCCCTGAGCCGAAGGACCCAGGCTCCTCTTGGACGGAGAGTTCGGTGGAGGAATGTGAGCCCGCGGGGAGGCGCGTCTTTCTCGAGTTCGCGGGGTTGAAGAGTGCCCGCGCACCCAGGCGATGCCTTGCCTTGTTGGTTCGCGGGCGGGTGTTTCTACTCCGGACAGGGGATGCAACGGCCCTTGTTGTCGCGACAGGTGTAGTCCACCGGGCAGGGAGCCATGTCGGACCGCGAGAGCGCCAGCGCCGCCGTCCCGCCACCCAGCACCCCAGCGAGCAACACGGCTACCATCATCACGTTCTTCTTCGTGATGGAACGCCTCCATCGAGCCAACCATCGGCGGTTGGGACTCCAGCACACCCCGTATGGGCTCACCGTGTCAACAGGTGAAGGCTGGAACCGCGGCGGGCCGGCCTCTTCTCGCCTCGGCCCGCTCGGAGGAGCGGCAATGATTGTTCACGTGACACGTCGCGTGGCCGCCCAGAACAGCAGGGCCGTCATGCTGATCGCGGCCCCCAGCGCGCAGACGCCGGGCCAGCCTGTCCACGCATAGACCAGGGTCGAGGTGATGGAGCCGCTGGCGCTGCCGATGGAATAGAAGACCATGTAGCCGCCGATGAGCCGGCTGCGGGCATCCGGGCGCACGGCGAGGAGCATGCTCTGGTTGGTGACGTGGACCGCCTGGATGGCCAGATCGAGGAGGACGACCCCGACCGCCAGCGCCCACAGTGATGAGTGGGTGAAGGCGATGGGGAGCCACGCCACCAGCATCAGCGCGAGGGCCGCCCCCGTCGTCCATTGGCCCCAGCCGCGATCCGCGAGGCGGCCTGCCCGTCCGGCGCCAATGGCTCCGGCCACACCGGCGAGGCCGAACAAGCCGACTCCGGTGTGGGAGAGCGAGATGGGTGGCGCACTGAGTGGCAGGACCATGGAAGTCCACAACACGCTGAAGGTGGCGAAGATCAGCAGGGCGAGCACGGCGCGAACGCGCAGGAGCGGCTCCTCGCGGAACAGCACGAAAACGGAGCGCACGAGTTCAGGATAGGGCGGGGCGGCGCTTCTCCTCTCGTGGCGCGGGAGCACCCCGTACAGCAAGGCCGCCATGACCAGGGTCAAGCCCGCCGACGTGAGATAGACCGAACGCCATCCGCCGAGGTCCGCGAGCAGACCGGAGACGAAGCGGGCCAGCAGGATGCCGATGACGACCCCGCTCGTGACCGTCCCGACCACGCTCCCTCGTTCGTCGGAGGAAGCCAGGGTCGCGGCGAAGGCGACGAGCACCTGCACGACCACGGCGAGCAGGCCAACGATGATCATTCCCGCCAACAGCACGGTCGCCGTGGGGGCGCTGCCCACGCCAACCAATGCCAGCGCGGACAACAGGCCCTGGCCGGCGATCAGCCGGCGGCGATCGACCAGATCGCCCAGCGGCACGATGAACAACAGTCCCAGTGCGTAGCCGAGCTGGGTGACGGTCACGACGAGCCCGATGGAGGCGGGGCGGATGGAGAAGTCGCGCGCCATCGCGTCGAGGAGCGGCTGGGCGTAATAAATATTCGCGACGCTGAGCCCGGCCGCGAGCGCGAAGAGCAGCTGGGCGCCCGGAGTCAGCCCGGTCGTTGGCGGACACCTCGCCTCGATGCACTCGGCGCCTGCCCCATCCACTGTCTGGGTGTGGCTCTCTTCACGCGGCCCTGCCTCTTGTCCGAGTCCCATCCGCGGCTCCATTCGTGTTCGTGGTTCTATTATAGGACCAGTTGCGCGACGGGCTGTCCAGTCCTATCTTGGAACCAGATGTGCTGACCGTTGGAGTGTCATCCCGATGAAGCGGACTGGTTTGAGTGGAGCGGAGTGCCCGGTGGCGCGGTCGTTGGATGCGATCGGCGATTGGTGGTCGCTGCTGATCATCCGCGATGCGTTTGACGGCATGCGACGCTTTGGCGAGTTCCAGAAGAGTCTCGGCGTGGCCAAGGGTATCTTGACGACGCGCCTGCGCAACCTGGTCGCCTTGGAGATACTGCGGCTTGCACCGGCTTCCGACGGCAGCGCGTATCAGGAGTATCTGCTGACGGAGAAGGGACGTGCCCTCTTCCACGTCGTGGTGAGCTTGCGCCAATGGGGCGAGCGGTATCTCTATGCACCGGGTGAGGTGCACTCCCTGTTGGTCGACAATGAGTCGGGCAGGCCTGTCGAGAGGCTGGAACTCCGGTCCTCGGATGGACGAGTCCTCGGCTGGACGGATACGACGGTGAGAAAGCGCCCATCCTCCTCTCCAAAACGACGCGGCCCGGCGGCAACGAAGCCGTCGCGCCGCGGGGCCGCCGAGAGCTGATTCGAGATGAAATCCCTGGAGCGGTGGAAGCAGAAGGCCCGGGCACTCAAGGCGGAGGTGGCGGCGCTGCTCCTCGCGGTCCGACACCCCGCGGTGCCGTGGTACGCCAAGCTCCTGGCGGCGGCGGTGGTCGCGTATGCCCTGAGTCCCGTGGACCTCATCCCGGACTTCATCCCCGTCCTGGGCTACCTCGACGACCTGATTCTCCTCCCGCTGGGCCTCCTGCTCGTCCGCCGGCTCATCCCTCCGGCCGTGCTCGCGGAATGCCGGGAGAAGGCCCTTCGAGAGGCGCACCCGCGCAAGGCGAACTGGATCGCTGGCACCATCATCATCGCCCTCTGGGCAGCGCTCGGGTTCTTGCTCGTGCGGTGGTGGTGGCACCGGGCTTCCTGATGGGCCGTCCCCAAGGTGACAGACCCTGACCCCGCTTCCATGTTTTACTTGGATGAAGGATATTCTCTGGATTCCTGGAGATGCCTCCAGCCGTACGTATGGAGAGGAGTCGAGTCATGAGGTTTCAGTGGGTCCGGATGCTCGCCGTTTTGTGGGCGGCAGGCTGTGGAGTCAGCGCGGAGGAGAAGGCCCTGGTCCAGGTCGAGCAGTCGCTCGCGGGCTTCGAGGTGAGCGCGCCGCTGTCGCTCAACAAGATCGCCTTCCTCCAGGGCGAGCGCGTCGAAGGCTCCGTCACCTACAA
The DNA window shown above is from Cystobacter fuscus DSM 2262 and carries:
- a CDS encoding glycoside hydrolase family 32 protein — translated: MMMVAVLLAGVLGGGTAALALSRSDMAPCPVDYTCRDNKGRCIPCPE
- a CDS encoding MFS transporter, which gives rise to MGLGQEAGPREESHTQTVDGAGAECIEARCPPTTGLTPGAQLLFALAAGLSVANIYYAQPLLDAMARDFSIRPASIGLVVTVTQLGYALGLLFIVPLGDLVDRRRLIAGQGLLSALALVGVGSAPTATVLLAGMIIVGLLAVVVQVLVAFAATLASSDERGSVVGTVTSGVVIGILLARFVSGLLADLGGWRSVYLTSAGLTLVMAALLYGVLPRHERRSAAPPYPELVRSVFVLFREEPLLRVRAVLALLIFATFSVLWTSMVLPLSAPPISLSHTGVGLFGLAGVAGAIGAGRAGRLADRGWGQWTTGAALALMLVAWLPIAFTHSSLWALAVGVVLLDLAIQAVHVTNQSMLLAVRPDARSRLIGGYMVFYSIGSASGSITSTLVYAWTGWPGVCALGAAISMTALLFWAATRRVT
- a CDS encoding winged helix-turn-helix transcriptional regulator; translation: MKRTGLSGAECPVARSLDAIGDWWSLLIIRDAFDGMRRFGEFQKSLGVAKGILTTRLRNLVALEILRLAPASDGSAYQEYLLTEKGRALFHVVVSLRQWGERYLYAPGEVHSLLVDNESGRPVERLELRSSDGRVLGWTDTTVRKRPSSSPKRRGPAATKPSRRGAAES
- a CDS encoding DUF1232 domain-containing protein, whose translation is MKSLERWKQKARALKAEVAALLLAVRHPAVPWYAKLLAAAVVAYALSPVDLIPDFIPVLGYLDDLILLPLGLLLVRRLIPPAVLAECREKALREAHPRKANWIAGTIIIALWAALGFLLVRWWWHRAS